The proteins below come from a single Larimichthys crocea isolate SSNF chromosome XIV, L_crocea_2.0, whole genome shotgun sequence genomic window:
- the LOC104922392 gene encoding monoacylglycerol lipase ABHD2-B gives MATFDSDITTFGPELPAMFDGMKLAAVATVLYIIVRCLNLKSTTAPPEITYQDTPLSRYLLKSCPMLTKEYIPPLLWGKSGHLQTALYGKMGRVNTPTPCGVRKFLPMQDGATATFDLFEALGDHSTGDDVTMVICPGIGNHSEKNYIRTFVDHSQRQGYRCAVLNHLGALPNVDLTSPRMFTYGCTWEYAAMVGYIKRAFPQTLLVVVGFSLGGNIVCKFLGENRSNQDRVICCVSVCQGYSALRAQETFLQWDQCRRLYNFVLADNMRKLILSHRSSLLNMTSSNIGDADMSRLYAATSLMQIDDSIMRKFHGYSSLKEYYEKESCVHYIHNVTVPLLLVNSSDDPLVHQSLLDIPRTLAEKMPDVIFALTHHGGHLGFFEGAVLFPQPLTWMDKVIVEYTDAICHWEKGRPACQKSSRQHMNSFLQNTGVTLSG, from the exons ATGGCCACCTTCGACAGTGACATTACTACCTTCGGCCCAGAGCTGCCAGCCATGTTTGATGGCATGAAGCTGGCAGCAGTGGCAACTGTTCTCTACATCATTGTCCGCTGTCTGAACCTGAAGAGTACCACAGCACCACCAGAGATCACCTACCAGGACACTCCACTCAGCCGATACCTGCTCAAATCCTGCCCGATGCTGACCAAAGA ATACATTCCTCCCTTGCTGTGGGGTAAGAGTGGCCATCTGCAGACAGCCCTGTATGGCAAGATGGGACGTGTCAACACCCCAACGCCCTGCGGGGTCCGCAAGTTCCTCCCAATGCAGGATGGTGCCACagcgacctttgacctctttgaGGCACTTGGAGACCACAGCACAGGAG ATGACGTTACCATGGTGATTTGCCCTGGGATCGGTAACCATAGCGAGAAGAACTACATTCGGACCTTTGTGGATCACTCCCAGCGGCAAGGTTACCGCTGTGCCGTCCTCAACCACCTGGGAGCCCTGCCCAACGTGGATCTCACCTCGCCGCGCATGTTCACCTACG GTTGTACCTGGGAATATGCAGCCATGGTGGGCTACATCAAGCGAGCTTTTCCCCAGACACTGCTGGTGGTTGTGGGCTTCAGTCTGGGTGGAAACATTGTGTGTAAGTTCCTGGGTGAGAACAGATCGAACCAGGACCGAGTGATCTGCTGTGTCAGCGTCTGTCAGGGTTACAGTGCCCTCAG GGCTCAGGAAACATTCCTTCAATGGGATCAGTGCCGGAGACTCTACAACTTTGTGCTAGCAGACAACATGAGGAAGCTCATCCTGTCACACAG GAGCAGTTTGCTCAACATGACCTCCAGCAACATCGGCGACGCAGACATGAGCAGACTGTACGCAGCCACGTCTCTGATGCAGATCGATGACAGCATCATGAG AAAATTTCACGGCTACAGCTCGTTGAAGGAGTACTATGAGAAGGAGAGCTGTGTGCACTACATCCACAAC GTCACCGTGCCTCTCCTCCTGGTAAACTCCTCAGACGATCCGCTAGTTCATCAGTCACTACTTGATATTCCACGCACACTGGCAG AAAAGATGCCTGATGTGATATTTGCCCTGACCCACCACGGAGGCCACCTGGGCTTCTTTGAGGGAGCCGTGCTGTTCCCTCAGCCCCTCACCTGGATGGACAAGGTCATAGTCGAGTACACAGACGCCATCTGCCACTGGGAGAAGGGACGGCCAGCCTGCCAGAAGAGCAGCCGCCAGCACATGAACTCCTTCCTACAGAACACAGGGGTAACACTAAGTGGGTAA